A single region of the Acinetobacter sp. WCHA45 genome encodes:
- a CDS encoding STAS domain-containing protein, whose amino-acid sequence MIQYIDQQLIVSKTIDFSNAEQVYRAGLKHIQQHKSFPLIVDLGQLEQGNTLSLAVLVQWLRQTPESKGLHFKNVSDKMLKIIQACHLQDDLKLI is encoded by the coding sequence GTGATTCAGTATATTGATCAGCAATTAATTGTTTCAAAAACAATTGATTTCTCGAATGCAGAACAGGTTTATCGAGCAGGTTTAAAGCATATCCAGCAACATAAGAGTTTTCCTCTCATTGTTGATCTGGGTCAGCTTGAACAAGGAAATACCCTTTCTTTAGCGGTATTGGTGCAATGGCTGCGTCAGACACCTGAAAGTAAAGGGCTGCATTTTAAAAATGTGTCTGATAAGATGCTGAAAATCATCCAAGCCTGTCATTTGCAAGATGATTTGAAATTGATATGA